From a single Streptomyces sp. NBC_01294 genomic region:
- a CDS encoding response regulator transcription factor — protein MERRAQGWPASSGTAALRVLPGGAEPARPRGSRHTLLPPLADRAAPPAAYRWAPAHHDLVLPEESAPDGADTVRVFLLGPDALARAGLRALLESQPGVVVAAEGEPGPRALADLRISCPDVMVLHGMPDPQLIGLPGSQDLGGTPMLAVGGPEPAEPGPHLNGCLPATVSPADLAAAVRMAAAGYHLGRRPSLRTADDDGGFRRAEVSDVDPADLTARETEVLDLIARGLSNAEIAGELMLSEHTVKSHVQNLLGKLRLRSRVQAVVYAYETGLRRTR, from the coding sequence ATGGAACGGCGAGCACAGGGCTGGCCCGCATCCAGTGGGACCGCCGCGCTGCGGGTTCTGCCCGGCGGAGCCGAGCCGGCCCGGCCCCGCGGCAGCCGGCACACCCTCCTGCCCCCGCTCGCGGACCGGGCCGCGCCGCCCGCCGCGTACCGGTGGGCGCCGGCCCACCACGACCTCGTTCTGCCCGAGGAGTCCGCGCCCGACGGCGCGGACACCGTCCGGGTCTTCCTGCTGGGGCCCGACGCGCTCGCCCGGGCCGGCCTCCGCGCCCTGCTGGAGAGCCAGCCGGGGGTCGTGGTCGCGGCCGAGGGCGAACCCGGCCCCCGGGCCCTGGCGGATCTGAGGATCAGCTGCCCCGACGTCATGGTGCTCCACGGGATGCCGGACCCGCAGCTGATCGGGCTGCCCGGAAGCCAGGACCTCGGCGGGACACCGATGTTGGCCGTCGGTGGCCCGGAGCCGGCCGAACCCGGCCCCCATCTGAACGGCTGCCTCCCCGCCACGGTGTCGCCCGCAGACCTCGCCGCCGCGGTGCGGATGGCCGCCGCCGGCTACCACCTCGGCCGCCGGCCGTCCCTGCGGACGGCCGACGACGACGGAGGCTTCCGCCGCGCCGAGGTCTCCGACGTCGACCCCGCCGACCTGACGGCCCGGGAGACCGAGGTGCTGGACCTGATCGCCCGCGGCCTGTCCAACGCGGAGATCGCCGGCGAGCTGATGCTCTCGGAGCACACCGTCAAGTCCCACGTGCAGAACCTGCTGGGCAAGCTCCGGCTGCGCAGCCGCGTCCAGGCGGTGGTCTACGCGTACGAGACCGGGCTGCGGCGGACCCGCTGA
- the solA gene encoding N-methyl-L-tryptophan oxidase produces the protein MARTATGLDAEAAVVGLGAWGACALWQLARHEVDVIGIDRYGIGNVHGSSYGESRMFRTACLEHPGLVPLAQRSRELWAELEEQTGRVLMERTGAMLIGPPGGRIVGGALRAAREHRLDVELLDPTAMRERVPAHAGLPDDHVGVLEPAGGLTYPEQTIAAAVEAARAAGARVVTDTRVTAIEPGDDGIVVRTALRTLRVARVVVAAGPWLSQLVPGLPLDVLRMPTTWFTPTEPDPRFTLERLPVFMRELADGNVIWGHGTLPGGTEVKLGLEDGGRHFRVVDPENMDRSVSPADWSVLSRILPAAVPGLGDTPSRATANLYARTPDGQFVLGPLRHDPRIVVAGGCNSHGFKHATGIGEVVADMVRGRTPAVPLGFADPNSPR, from the coding sequence ATGGCCCGTACAGCTACCGGCCTGGACGCCGAGGCCGCCGTCGTGGGGCTGGGCGCCTGGGGCGCCTGCGCCCTGTGGCAGCTGGCCCGGCACGAGGTCGACGTCATCGGCATCGACCGCTACGGCATCGGCAACGTGCACGGTTCCTCGTACGGCGAGAGCCGCATGTTCCGCACCGCCTGCCTGGAGCACCCGGGCCTGGTCCCGCTCGCGCAGCGCTCGCGGGAGCTGTGGGCCGAGCTGGAGGAGCAGACTGGCCGGGTGTTGATGGAGCGGACCGGGGCCATGCTGATCGGCCCGCCGGGCGGGCGGATCGTCGGCGGCGCGCTGCGGGCGGCCCGCGAGCATCGGCTGGACGTCGAGCTGCTCGACCCGACCGCCATGCGCGAGCGGGTCCCCGCGCATGCCGGGCTGCCGGACGACCACGTGGGCGTGCTGGAGCCGGCCGGCGGACTGACCTACCCCGAGCAAACCATCGCCGCGGCGGTCGAGGCGGCCCGGGCGGCCGGGGCCCGCGTGGTCACCGACACCCGGGTCACCGCGATCGAACCCGGCGACGACGGCATCGTGGTGCGCACCGCGTTGCGGACGCTGCGCGTGGCCCGGGTGGTGGTGGCCGCGGGACCGTGGCTGTCCCAGCTGGTGCCGGGGCTCCCCCTCGACGTGCTGCGGATGCCCACGACCTGGTTCACCCCGACCGAGCCCGATCCGCGGTTCACCCTGGAGCGGCTTCCGGTGTTCATGCGTGAGCTCGCCGACGGGAACGTGATCTGGGGCCACGGCACCCTGCCCGGCGGCACCGAGGTCAAGCTCGGGCTGGAGGACGGCGGACGCCACTTCCGCGTCGTCGACCCCGAGAACATGGACCGCTCGGTCTCCCCCGCCGACTGGTCGGTGCTCTCCCGCATCCTCCCGGCGGCCGTGCCCGGCCTCGGCGACACCCCCTCGCGGGCCACGGCCAACCTGTACGCGCGTACCCCGGACGGCCAGTTCGTCCTCGGCCCGCTGCGGCACGACCCGCGGATCGTCGTCGCGGGCGGGTGCAACAGCCACGGCTTCAAGCACGCGACCGGGATCGGCGAGGTCGTCGCCGACATGGTCCGCGGCAGGACCCCGGCCGTCCCGCTCGGTTTCGCTGACCCGAACTCCCCGCGCTGA
- a CDS encoding AfsR/SARP family transcriptional regulator, which produces MQFRILGPVEIHDERRGLRIVPTGSKQRVLLGALVVKAGHLLSYHRLIDELWGEHPPANPANALQAHVARLRKLLEDAGSTGQERIDTHALGYQLHTGPDATDAGRFHRLCAQGRAVIATDPEQAVHLLRQALALWRGPALQGSLGGDICLAEAAQLEENRLVALETLYEASLRAGLHHEITGELEELIGDNPVRERFYELLMVALHRCGRQAEALGTYERARTRLADELGVEPGAALRRRVRSILSPGREQPAPTAARSAAPVVRSLPPRPGTAGQRAAATAPQGGAVVLDLGDELARLRRRLENLTREQEDLARRMDQLTARTAAAR; this is translated from the coding sequence ATGCAGTTCCGCATTCTCGGCCCTGTAGAGATCCACGACGAGCGGCGCGGTCTGCGGATCGTACCCACGGGCTCCAAGCAGCGCGTCCTGCTCGGCGCCCTGGTCGTGAAGGCCGGCCATCTGCTGTCGTACCACCGCCTGATCGACGAGTTGTGGGGCGAACACCCGCCGGCGAACCCGGCCAACGCCCTCCAGGCTCACGTCGCCCGGCTCAGGAAGCTGTTGGAGGACGCCGGATCGACCGGTCAGGAGCGGATCGACACCCACGCGCTGGGCTACCAGCTGCACACCGGGCCGGACGCGACCGACGCCGGCAGGTTCCACCGGCTGTGCGCCCAGGGCCGGGCCGTGATCGCCACCGATCCCGAGCAGGCCGTCCACCTGCTGCGCCAGGCACTCGCTCTGTGGCGGGGGCCCGCGTTGCAGGGCAGCCTCGGCGGGGACATCTGCCTGGCGGAGGCCGCCCAGCTGGAGGAGAACCGGCTGGTGGCCCTGGAGACGCTCTACGAGGCCAGCCTGCGGGCGGGCCTGCACCACGAGATCACGGGCGAGCTGGAGGAGCTCATCGGTGACAATCCGGTGCGGGAGCGGTTCTACGAGCTACTGATGGTCGCCCTCCACCGCTGCGGCCGGCAGGCGGAGGCACTCGGCACCTACGAGCGGGCCCGGACGCGGCTGGCCGATGAACTCGGGGTGGAACCCGGTGCGGCGCTGCGTCGACGGGTCCGGTCGATCCTCAGCCCCGGCCGCGAGCAGCCGGCCCCCACTGCGGCGCGCTCGGCGGCGCCGGTGGTCCGCTCCCTCCCGCCGCGGCCCGGCACCGCCGGTCAGCGGGCTGCGGCGACGGCCCCCCAGGGCGGGGCCGTCGTTCTCGACCTCGGCGACGAACTGGCGCGACTGCGCAGGCGGTTGGAGAACCTGACCCGCGAGCAGGAGGACCTGGCCCGCCGGATGGACCAGCTCACCGCCCGCACCGCGGCCGCCCGCTGA
- a CDS encoding LLM class flavin-dependent oxidoreductase, producing the protein MEFGVNFFPVVDPERKTAAEYYAESLRLVELAESLGYEHVQIVEHYGSPYGGYSPDPVAFLAAAAARTSRIRLATGAVIAAFTHPVKLAATLAMLDNLSHGRLDVGFGRAFLPDEFEAFGVPIEESRARFDDGIAACIALWTEENTVFEGTVHRFGPFTGFPRPYQQPHPPVFVASASSSDSCAAAGRAGHHLQVVPSVTTRQGLKEMIEGYRQARAAAGHPGGGRIQVKYTCYVSEDRGLALADAREHEQNYVSRMAEAVSSWAHTRSSQYPGYERFVEKARSYDFDRALADGKVLAGTPQDVTEQVREIAAEYGSDLCLSLQFSPGHLPFERAARAMELFALQVAPFFTGRAGAAAGAEAAAMPAAG; encoded by the coding sequence ATGGAATTCGGAGTCAATTTCTTCCCGGTCGTGGACCCGGAACGGAAGACTGCCGCCGAGTATTACGCCGAAAGTCTTCGGCTGGTCGAACTGGCCGAGTCGCTCGGCTATGAGCACGTACAGATCGTCGAGCACTACGGCTCCCCGTACGGCGGCTACAGCCCCGATCCGGTGGCCTTCCTGGCCGCCGCCGCCGCGCGGACCAGCCGCATCCGGCTCGCGACCGGCGCCGTCATCGCCGCCTTCACCCACCCCGTCAAGCTCGCCGCCACCCTGGCGATGCTCGACAACCTCTCGCACGGCCGCCTCGACGTCGGCTTCGGACGGGCGTTCCTGCCCGACGAGTTCGAGGCCTTCGGCGTGCCGATCGAGGAGAGCCGCGCCCGGTTCGACGACGGCATCGCGGCCTGCATCGCGCTGTGGACCGAGGAGAACACGGTCTTCGAGGGCACCGTTCACCGGTTCGGGCCCTTCACCGGCTTCCCCCGTCCCTACCAGCAGCCCCACCCGCCGGTGTTTGTCGCCTCCGCCAGCAGTTCGGACTCCTGCGCGGCGGCTGGCCGGGCCGGCCACCACCTCCAGGTCGTGCCCTCGGTGACCACCCGTCAGGGCCTGAAGGAGATGATCGAGGGCTACCGGCAGGCGCGCGCCGCCGCCGGGCACCCGGGCGGCGGGCGGATCCAGGTGAAGTACACCTGCTACGTGTCCGAGGACCGCGGCCTGGCGCTGGCGGACGCCCGCGAGCACGAGCAGAACTACGTGTCCCGGATGGCCGAGGCGGTCTCGTCCTGGGCCCACACCCGCAGCAGCCAGTACCCCGGCTACGAGCGGTTCGTGGAGAAGGCCCGCAGTTACGACTTCGACCGGGCGCTCGCCGACGGCAAGGTCCTCGCCGGCACCCCGCAGGACGTCACCGAGCAGGTCCGGGAGATCGCCGCCGAGTACGGGTCGGACCTGTGCCTGAGCCTCCAGTTCAGCCCCGGCCACCTGCCGTTCGAGCGGGCCGCGCGGGCCATGGAGCTGTTCGCCCTGCAGGTCGCCCCCTTCTTCACCGGCCGGGCCGGTGCGGCCGCCGGGGCGGAGGCCGCCGCGATGCCGGCGGCGGGCTGA
- a CDS encoding phosphopantetheine-binding protein, which yields MTKEILRSLIADSMGLTPDEMPGDDEDLVDYGLHSIAVMQVVSLCQQSGVEVTFPELIATPTVDAWWRALSAADRAAAR from the coding sequence ATGACCAAAGAAATACTGCGCTCCCTGATCGCCGACAGCATGGGACTGACCCCCGACGAGATGCCGGGCGACGACGAGGACCTCGTCGACTACGGCCTGCACTCGATCGCGGTCATGCAGGTCGTGAGCCTCTGTCAGCAGAGCGGCGTCGAGGTCACGTTCCCCGAGCTCATCGCCACGCCGACAGTGGACGCCTGGTGGCGGGCGCTGTCCGCGGCCGACCGCGCGGCAGCCCGCTGA